A single genomic interval of Sebastes umbrosus isolate fSebUmb1 chromosome 9, fSebUmb1.pri, whole genome shotgun sequence harbors:
- the ankhd1 gene encoding ankyrin repeat and KH domain-containing protein 1 isoform X3, whose amino-acid sequence MQDAVAGTAMLTDGDGFEDEIDSVTPRSPAAAAAGMMGVGVGATPPGGVGLVGGIGIGGVGGKKVRLYGEPVGPAAERLDFKLAAAAVLSSGPGSGSDEDEVSEVESFILDQEDLDNPIMKTASELLLSSATDGVDLRTVDPETQARLEALLEAAGIGKLSTADGKAFADPEVLRRLTSSVSCALDEAAAALTRMRAENTLNAGQADNLVIFSRSLAEACSDGDVNAVRKLLDEGRSVNEHTEEGESLLCLACSAGYYELAQVLLAMHANVEDRGIKGDITPLMAAASGGYVDIVKLLLVHGADVNAQSSTGNTALTYACAGGFVDVVKVLLKEGANIEDHNENGHTPLMEAASAGHVEVARVLLEYGAGINTHSNEFKESALTLACYKGHLDMVRFLLEAGADQEHKTDEMHTALMEACMSQDGHVEVARLLLDSGAQVNMPADSFESPLTLAACGGHVELAALLIERGANLEEVNDEGYTPLMEAAREGHEEMVALLLAQGANINAQTEETQETALTLACCGGFLEVADFLIKAGADIELGCSTPLMEAAQEGHLELVKYLLAAGANVHATTATGDTALTYACENGHTDVADVLLQAGANLEHESEGGRTPLMKAARAGHLCTVQFLISKGANVNRATANNDHTVVSLACAGGHLAVVELLLAHGADPTHRLKDGSTMLIEAAKGGHTNVVSYLLDYPNNILSVPAPDLSQLTPPSQDASQVPRVPFQALAMVVPPQEPDRAPSNIATPPPVSSKGASKQRQAALQTGVPSSVGRGPEAEPLPPFHLCQPLECIVEETEGKLNELGQRISAIEKAQLQSLELIQGEPLTKDKIEELKKSREEQKKKKILKELQKVERQLQLKTQQQFTKEYMEAKGLKEEQEAGQSQGPGPGPGSTMSAAGPLPTITGAQVNTSSDTDEEANKDGEQDEQPGDEGEEEEEDDDEEEGSEEEADGEEDDYPKLPQVGTILYRDGPQPPQQPPLPPSPQAQPQPPPPPLQAAFVPIQPLPDYNPADYPGSTSPELQRVLVGQQMLGQQQQGQQLAGLGPGMIPQQAPDGLMVATPAQTLTDTLDDIMAAVSSRVPMLNTTTSPTPLSQPPTQMPSNIASPPSVLPLYPSVDIDAHTESNHDTALTLACAGGHEELVSVLIARGANIEHRDKKGFTPLILAATAGHVGVVEVLLDKGGDIEAQSERTKDTPLSLACSGGRQEVVELLLLRGANKEHRNVSDYTPLSLAASGGYVNIIKILLNAGAEINSRTGSKLGISPLMLAAMNGHVPAVKLLLDMGSDINAQIETNRNTALTLACFQGRAEVVSLLLDRKANVEHRAKTGLTPLMEAASGGYAEVGRVLLDKGADVNAPPVPSSRDTALTIAADKGHYKFCELLINRGAHIDVRNKKGNTPLWLAANGGHFDVVQLLVHASADVDAADNRKITPLMAAFRKGHVKVVQYLVKEVNQFPSDIECMRYIATIADKELLKKCHQCMETIVKAKDQQAAEANKNASILLKELDLEKSREESKKQALAVKREKRKEKRKKKKEEQKRKQEEEEGQKTKEDFSEMLELKEDSADEEEVPIEPPSATTTTTIGISATSTTFTTAFGKKRASVATTPSTNRKNKKNKTKDSPNEPIILQDPQVCATAFINQVALAQHKADKNKIHGEPRGGGLTGGNSDSDPLDSTDCASESSSSGGKSQELNYLPDLTSSASSSSSSSSSSSSVPSSGAAQGLLRGLEKRHCPQPQTDGKVDNKVTVSISKATQKALDTSDSTSNSLPSPFKTMNLPVTSPNSKLSLTSPKRGQKREEGWKEVVRRSKKLSVPASVVSRIMGRGGCNITAIQDVTGAHIDVDKQKDKNGERMITIRGGTESTRYAVQLINALIQDPAKELEDLIPRNHIRAPGSKTTSASFPSSAGATSGSVTGPKALSSLVTSTGVSFQPSSSSSSPSSQAGGKIGKGLSSNVRQPFPVSLPLAYAHPQLALLAAQTMHQIRHPRLPMAQFGGTFSPAASTWGPFPVRPVSPGSANSSPKHNGGTNGTGGQARTNSTHSEHSNAASSGASVTTTNTTTTSAPNTSTAAASPHTPNPTPYNPQPSVPTPSSVRKQLFAPELKPAGVTPVCVAATSTSGNAVRGTGSPAHHSSTTTTAPQQPLGPISQTPIQPTKTEPSAVAPLGKDKPSLSVENQAVSVSESINSVGFTSPAMALPPKPEPRQQLPPPPSSAPSTEAPPPLLNPQPSSHHPSGPPPIHSHNVAHPNNTVPHFSAPAPRVSHRMQQPGPYYSLSEQQQQQQQTQQQQQQQSVFVPFNAQQEPMKQTQNQTSQSTNLPPQAQNQAQAQAQASLQVSSNMGMMNGSQMQHVANAGKPQQIPPNFGPAGLFNFSSIFDNNSQVANNQVWGACHLPARSPPEQSYSAPPAYMSMGQMENMMPPPPPDSSKAPGYRSASQRMVNSPIALTSYATSISGSPVYLHGHQAVGAPSFSRQHFSPHPWSASTSGESPVPPPSTVSSSALSTSSVPPPPQQKQGNSSQQDRKVPPPIGTERLARIRQTGSVNPPLLTTSYTASVGQGGIWSFGVGSASEAMSGWSQPLMSSHMMHPQLQAEQSAFSQHQPMEQDDTGIANPANNYHQPQHLPNSYMDFPKGMPMSMYGGTMLPPHPPMAEGPGGPMYNGLHAGDPAWSPIIKVVPNNADNSDPQQQVWPGTWAPHVGNVHLNHVN is encoded by the exons ATGCAGGATGCAGTAGCCGGGACGGCAATGCTGACGGACGGAGACGGCTTCGAGGACGAGATCGACTCGGTGACTCCTCGCTCcccagcggcagcagcagcagggatgaTGGGGGTCGGAGTAGGAGCGACACCACCGGGGGGAGTCGGACTAGTAGGGGGCATTGGGATCGGTGGTGTCGGCGGAAAGAAAGTACGTTTGTACGGCGAACCAGTGGGGCCTGCTGCAGAGAGACTGGATTTCAAACTAGCGGCCGCGGCCGTCCTCTCCTCGGGTCCCGGATCCGGCAGCGACGAAGACGAGGTTTCAGAG GTGGAGTCATTCATTTTGGACCAGGAGGACCTGGATAACCCCATCATGAAGACAGCTTCAGAGTTGCTTTTGTCCAGCGCCACAGATGGAGTAGATTTGAGGACTGTTGATCCAGAGACACAGGCTCGACTTGAAGCTCTACTGGAAGCTGCAG GCATCGGTAAACTGTCCACTGCCGATGGTAAAGCTTTTGCAGACCCCGAAGTGCTACGGCGACTGACGTCATCGGTGAGTTGCGCCCTGGACGAAGCTGCAGCAGCCCTGACCCGCATgagagctgaaaacacactcaaCGCCGGCCAAGCCGACAA TCTGGTTATTTTCAGCCGTAGTTTAGCGGAGGCGTGCTCAGACGGGGATGTCAACGCTGTGCGCAAATTGCTCGATGAGGGACGGAGCGTCAACGAACACACAGAAGAAGGGGAGAGCCTGCTGTGCCTCGCCTGCTCGGCTGGCTACTATGAACTTGCACAG GTTTTGTTGGCCATGCACGCTAATGTGGAGGACCGGGGCATCAAAGGGGACATAACGCCACTCATGGCTGCCGCCAGTGGAGGTTATGTCGACATCGTCAAACTGCTTCTGGTCCATGGGGCAGACGTTAATGCACAATCCTCAACGG GCAACACAGCTTTGACGTACGCTTGTGCCGGCGGATTCGTGGACGTGGTGAAGGTGCTGCTGAAAGAGGGTGCTAACATTGAGGACCACAACGAGAACGGACACACACCTCTAATGGAGGCAGCCAGCGCCGGCCACGTAGAGGTGGCCAGGGTACTCTTGGAGTATGGCGCCGGCATCAACACACACTCCAACGAGTTCAAGGAGAGCGCTCTCACACTCGCCTGCTACAAAG GTCACTTGGATATGGTGCGTTTTCTGTTGGAGGCCGGAGCAGACCAGGAACATAAAACAGATGAGATGCACACAGCACTGATGGAGGCGTGCATG TCCCAGGACGGCCATGTGGAGGTGGCACGGCTGCTGTTGGACAGCGGCGCGCAGGTCAACATGCCAGCCGATTCCTTCGAGTCGCCCCTCACCCTTGCAGCCTGCGGAGGACACGTGGAGCTGGCAGCCTTGCTCATAGAGAGAGGAGCCAACTTGGAGGAG GTTAATGATGAAGGCTACACACCTCTGATGGAGGCAGCACGAGAAGGCCACGAGGAGATGGTAGCACTGCTGCTGGCTCAAG GTGCTAACATCAACGCCCAGACAGAGGAGACCCAGGAGACGGCTTTGACTCTAGCGTGCTGCGGAGGTTTCTTGGAAGTGGCCGACTTCCTCATCAAAGCAGGTGCCGACATTGAGCTGGGCTGCTCCACACCTCTAATGGAGGCTGCACAGGAAGGCCATCTGGAGTTGGTCAAATACCTACTGGCTGCAG GGGCAAACGTTCATGCCACCACGGCAACGGGCGACACAGCGTTGACGTATGCGTGTGAGAACGGACACACTGATGTGGCGGATGTGCTGCTGCAGGCTGGAGCCAACTTG GAACACGAGTCTGAAGGGGGGCGGACGCCCTTGATGAAGGCAGCAAGGGCGGGACATCTCTGTACAGTGCAGTTCCTTATCAGCAAAG GTGCTAATGTGAACAGAGCTACTGCCAATAATGACCACACCGTGGTGTCTCTGGCCTGTGCTGGAGGACACCTGGCTGTGGTGGAGCTGCTGCTCGCACATGGGGCAGATCCTACACACAGACTCAAA GATGGTTCAACCATGTTGATAGAAGCTGCTAAGGGCGGCCACACCAATGTGGTGTCCTACCTGTTGGACTACCCCAACAACATCCTGTCTGTCCCGGCCCCTGACCTCTCCCAGCTCACGCCCCCCTCGCAAGATGCCTCTCAG GTTCCTCGTGTCCCATTCCAAGCTCTCGCCATGGTAGTGCCCCCTCAGGAGCCCGACCGTGCCCCATCAAACATCGCCACGCCCCCACCCGTCTCCAGCAAAG GCGCGTCCAAACAGAGACAAGCAGCCCTTCAGACCGGCGTCCCCAGCTCAGTCGGCCGGGGGCCTGAAGCGGAGCCTCTGCCGCCCTTCCACTTGTGCCAGCCTCTCGAGTGCATTGTGGAGGAGACGGAGGGAAAGCTGAACGAGCTGGGCCAGAGAATCAGCGCCATCGAGAAGGCCCAGCTTCAGTCGCTAGAGCTCATTCAGGGGGAGCCGCTCACCAAAGACAAGATtgaggagctgaagaagagcagagaagagcag aagaagaagaaaatcttGAAGGAGCTGCAGAAGGTGGAGCGCCAGCTgcagctgaaaacacagcaacaGTTCACCAAAGAGTACATGGAGGCGAAGGGTTtaaaggaggagcaggaggccgGACAGAGCCAGGGCCCAGGCCCGGGTCCCGGAAGTACGATGTCCGCTGCGGGGCCGCTTCCCACCATAACAGGTGCCCAAGTAAACACCAGCTCTGACACCGATGAAGAGGCCAACAAAGACGGGGAGCAAGACGAGCAGCCAGGGGATGAAGGGGAAGAG gaagaggaagacgatGACGAAGAGGAGGGCTCGGAGGAAGAGGCCGATGGAGAAGAGGACGATTACCCCAAGCTTCCTCAGGTGGGCACAATCCTCTACAGGGATGGGCCACAGCCGCCACAGCAGCCTCCTCTGCCCCCTTCGCCACAGGCCCAGCCccagcctcctcctccgcctctccAGGCTGCCTTCGTCCCCATCCAGCCCCTGCCAGACTACAACCCCGCAGATTACCCGGGAAGCACCAGCCCAGAGCTGCAGAGGGTACTGGTGGGGCAGCAGATGCTGGGCCAACAGCAGCAGGGTCAACAGTTGGCCGGGTTAGGCCCAGGAATGATACCTCAGCAGGCCCCAGATGGGCTCATGGTAGCTACACCTGCACAGACGCTCACAGACACGCTGGATGACATCATGGCCG CTGTGAGCAGCCGTGTGCCCATGCTGAACACTACAACCTCACCCACGCCCCTGTCCCAGCCACCCACGCAGATGCCCTCAAACATCGCCTCGCCCCCTTCGGTCCTGCCCCTCTACCCCTCTGTCGACATCGATGCACAT ACGGAGAGTAACCATGACACGGCGCTGACGCTGGCGTGTGCAGGAGGACATGAGGAGCTTGTGTCTGTACTCATTGCACGGGGAGCCAACATTGAGCACCGGGACAAAAAAG GTTTTACTCCTTTGATCCTGGCTGCCACTGCTGGCCATGTCGGAGTGGTGGAAGTGCTCCTTGACAAAGGGGGTGACATTGAGGCTCAGTCAGAGAGAACCAAAGACACGCCCCTCTCCCTGGCCTGCTCTGGGGGACGCCAGGAG GTGGTTGAGTTGCTGCTGCTTCGGGGAGCAAATAAGGAACACCGCAATGTTTCCGACTACACGCCTCTCAGCCTGGCTGCTTCTGGGGGTTACGTCAACATCATCAAGATACTCCTTAACGCTGGAGCTGAGATCAACTCCAG GACTGGCAGTAAGCTGGGAATCTCTCCTCTGATGCTGGCAGCCATGAACGGCCACGTACCGGCAGTGAAGCTGTTGCTAGATATGGGCTCGGACATCAACGCCCAGATTGAGACCAACAGAAACACAGCTCTGACCCTAGCCTGCTTCCAGGGCCGGGCTGAGGTCGTCAGTCTGCTGCTAGATCGCAAGGCCAACGTAGAGCATCGCGCTAAG ACTGGTCTTACTCCTCTGATGGAGGCAGCCTCTGGAGGTTATGCCGAGGTGGGCCGTGTGCTTCTGGACAAAGGCGCCGATGTCAACGCTCCCCCTGTTCCCTCATCCCGAGACACTGCCCTCACCATTGCTGCTGATAAGGGCCACTACAAGTTTTGTGAGCTGCTCATTAACAG GGGTGCCCATATCGATGTACGGAACAAGAAAGGGAACACCCCTCTCTGGCTGGCGGCAAACGGCGGTCATTTTGACGTGGTCCAGCTCTTGGTGCACGCCAGTGCTGATGTGGATGCAGCCGATAACCGCAAGATCACCCCGCTCATGGCTGCTTTTCGCAAG GGTCATGTGAAGGTGGTGCAGTATCTTGTGAAGGAGGTCAATCAATTCCCATCAGATATTGAATGCATGAGATATATCGCCACCATCGCTGACAAG GAGCTGTTGAAGAAGTGCCACCAGTGCATGGAGACCATCGTCAAAGCCAAAGACCAGCAGGCAGCCGAGGCAAACAAGAATGCTAGCATTCTCCTCAAGGAGCTAGACTTGGAGAAG TCCCGGGAGGAGAGCAAGAAGCAGGCCCTGGCTGTTAAACGTGAGAAGCGCAAGGAGAAacgcaagaagaagaaggaggagcagaagaggaagcaggaggaagaggaggggcaGAAAACCAAGGAGGACTTCTCTGAGATGCTGGAGCTGAAGGAGGATTCAGCTGACG AAGAAGAGGTTCCTATTGAGCCTCCGAGTGcaaccaccaccactaccattGGTATATCTGCCACCTCCACCACTTTCACTACAGCTTTTGGTAAGAAGCGAGCGAGCGTGGCCACTACCCCAAGCACCAATCGCAAGAACAAAAAGAACAAGACCAAGGACTCGCCCAATGAACCCATCATATTACAGGATCCGCAGGTGTGTGCTACTGCTTTTATCAACCAG GTTGCACTAGCACAGCACAAGGCGGATAAGAACAAGATCCACGGTGAGCCACGGGGTGGAGGACTGACGGGTGGCAACAGCGATTCTGACCCCTTGGACAGCACCGACTGTGCCAGTGAGAGCAGTAGTAGCGGGGGCAAGAGTCAGGAGCTCAACTACCTCCCTGACCTcacctcctccgcctcctcctcctcctcttcctcctcctcttcctcctcagtccCCTCCTCAGGAGCAGCCCAGGGCCTCCTGCGCGGCCTTGAGAAAAGACACTGTCCTCAGCCGCAGACTGACGGCAAGGTGGATAACAAGGTCACGGTCTCCATCTCAAAAGCAACGCAAAA AGCTCTGGACACGAGCGACTCCACCTCCAACTCCCTGCCCTCTCCATTCAAGACCATGAATCTTCCCGTCACCTCGCCCAACAGTAAGCTCAGCCTCACAAGCCCCAAGAGAGGccagaagagagaagaaggttGGAAGGAGGTGGTCAGAAG ATCAAAGAAGCTGTCTGTACCAGCCTCCGTTGTGTCTCGTATCATGGGCAGAGGAGGCTGCAACATCACAGCCATCCAGGACGTGACGGGAGCTCACATTGACGTAGACAAACAGAAGGACAAGAACGGGGAGAGGATGATCACCATAAG AGGAGGTACGGAGTCTACAAGGTATGCAGTCCAGCTGATCAATGCTCTAATCCAAGACCCAGCCAAAGAGCTTGAGGATCTGATCCCCCGGAATCACATCAGGGCCCCAGGCTCTAAAACGACCTCAGCATCCTTCCCCAGTTCCGCAGGGGCCACAAGCGGCTCAGTCACTGGGCCCAAGGCCCTGAGCTCGTTGGTCACCTCCACAGGCGTCTCGTTCCAGCCCTCTTCATCCTCGTCTTCACCCTCCTCTCAGGCCGGTGGAAAGATCGGTAAGGGGCTGTCGTCAaatgtcagacagcccttcccCGTGTCTCTGCCCTTGGCGTACGCCCACCCTCAGCTGGCGCTACTGGCTGCTCAGACCATGCACCAGATCCGACACCCTCGTCTACCCATGGCTCAGTTTGGTGGCACCTTCTCTCCCGCCGCCAGCACCTGGGGACCCTTCCCTGTGCGTCCCGTGAGTCCCGGCAGTGCTAACAGCTCCCCGAAGCACAACGGAGGAACCAACGGCACTGGAGGCCAGGCCAGAACCAACTCGACCCACAGTGAGCACAGCAACGCAGCCAGCTCAGGAGCCTCAGTCAcgaccaccaacaccaccaccaccagtgctCCCAACACATCCACAGCTGCAGCCTCGCCTCATACCCCCAATCCTACTCCGTACAACCCCCAGCCGAGCGTCCCCACGCCCTCCTCCGTCAGAAAACAGCTCTTCGCCCCTGAACTCAAGCCTGCTGGTGTCAcccctgtgtgtgttgctgcCACATCTACTAGTGGCAATGCAGTACGAGGCACAGGTTCTCCTGCACATCACAGTTCCACTACAACCACCGCCCCTCAGCAGCCACTCGGACCTATCTCACAGACCCCCATCCAGCCAACTAAAACAGAGCCAAGTGCCGTCGCCCCTCTTGGAAAAGACAAGCCCTCTCTATCTGTAGAGAACCAGGCTGTTTCTGTCAGCGAGAGCATCAACTCTGTGGGTTTTACCTCCCCCGCCATGGCTTTACCCCCCAAGCCAGAGCCTCGACAGCAGTTACCTCCTCCCCCGTCCTCTGCACCATCCACAGAGGCTCCACCGCCCCTCCTCAACCCACAGCCCAGCTCCCACCACCCCTCAGGACCTCCTCCTATCCACTCACACAATGTTGCACACCCCAACAACACTGTACCCCACTTCTCAGCGCCTGCACCCAGAGTCTCCCATCGTATGCAGCAACCAGGGCCTTACTATTCCCtttctgagcagcagcagcaacagcagcagacgcaacagcagcagcaacagcaatcTGTGTTCGTGCCCTTCAATGCTCAGCAAGAACCCATGAAACAGACCCAAAACCAGACGTCCCAGTCGACAAATTTGCCTCCACAAGCCCAGAACCAAGCTCAAGCCCAGGCTCAAGCCTCCCTTCAGGTTTCTTCTAACATGGGGATGATGAACGGTTCCCAGATGCAGCATGTGGCCAATGCAGGCAAGCCTCAGCAGATACCCCCCAACTTCGGTCCTGCAGGCCTCTTCAACTTCAGCAGCATCTTTGATAACAACAGCCAG GTTGCAAACAATCAGGTGTGGGGTGCCTGCCATCTGCCAGCTCGATCACCTCCAGAGCAGTCGTACTCGGCCCCACCAGCCTACATGAGCATGGGCCAGATGGAGAATATGATGCCCCCACCTCCTCCAGACAGCTCCAAAGCTCCTGGCTACCGCTCTGCCTCACAGAGGATGGTCAACAGCCCCATCG CGTTGACCAGCTATGCCACCAGTATCTCTGGCAGCCCTGTGTATCTGCACGGTCACCAAGCAGTTGGCGCACCCTCATTCAGCAGACAGCACTTTTCCCCTCACCCATGGAGTGCATCCACATCAG GTGAATCTCCTGTCCCGCCTCCATCTACGGTGTCGTCCTCCGCCCTTTCCACCTCATCTGTGCCCCCTCCCCCCCAGCAGAAGCAGGGCAACTCCTCGCAGCAGGACCGGAAGGTTCCCCCACCCATCGGCACAGAGCGGCTGGCCAGGATCAGGCAGACAGGCTCCGTCAACCCGCCTCTGCTCACCACCAGCTACACGGCGTCCGTTGGACAGGGAGGCATTTGGTCATTCGGGGTCGGCAGTGCTTCGG AGGCCATGTCCGGTTGGTCTCAGCCCCTGATGAGCAGCCACATGATGCACCCTCAGCTGCAGGCAGAGCAGTCTGCCTTCTCTCAGCACCAGCCCATGGAGCAGGATGACACAGGCATTGCGAACCCTGCTAACAACTACCACCAGCCTCAGCATCTGCCCAACAGTTACATGGACTTCCCAAAG GGGATGCCCATGTCGATGTATGGAGGAACCATGCTGCCCCCTCATCCTCCCATGGCAGAGGGGCCAGGGGGACCGATGTACAATGGTTTGCACGCTGGTGACCCCGCATGGAGCCCCATTATCAAAGTGGTCCCAAACAATGCAGATAACTCTGACCCACAACAGCAG GTGTGGCCTGGTACCTGGGCACCCCATGTGGGCAATGTGCACCTGAACCACGTCAACTAG